The window AAGAGCATGTGCACTAAGCTGTGTTGCTTGTAGGAAGATTTGGAGGATCAGATGTTTATTGTTGGGTTGATTCTGCTCTAGAAATGACAATGTGATGAGATGCGTTCATTTAGCTGTGTTTacctaaaaatacttttcaaactTTCCCTTCATATTTTTAACACCtgatggctttttttccccccttttcttctaGAATTCTTCTGAGAGCCACAATTGTGCCAAAAGCATCTTGACCTCGGACAGGCTGCAGATAGTTGTAACCCTTTCAGAGTTCTTTAACGAAACGTGGGAGGCAGCCAACTGTGCAAGTAAGTGACTCCTTCTACAGCTTTCATGCCACTGTTAGGACTTAGCTTAATTTTGGCCCTAAGATTTGCACAGATCAGAATTGTATGTATTTGTTTAAATACATACAGTATATAACACAAAGATCCTAAACCAGACCAACTCCAGTGAGGGCTACAGGAGGTATTTATTGGGTAAAGGATACTGCCAGAAATCTGAGGGTGTTAGTCTATATGAAAAACCAGAAGTTATATGTAATTATTCTAGGCAAGCCTTTCAAAAGGAAGTTACATTAGggttgtttgtgtttgtgcaaTATGCAAACCCTGTTGGAGACTTTCCTTAGTTTTGTTGTAgcttcttctgtttttcccatctttcctttttttttttttttaatttatgtaagAAACTTTGACTTTTTCGTTAATAAGCCAGTAACAGCAATGTTTACTTGTATCTGCATCCATGTGATTTCACTTCATGGGTGGAGGGTGTCCAAGTCCATCCTTGTGATTCACTCATCCCCATGCTGATAGTGCTGTGCCATGCTTACAGATAGACTGCAGCTCTTGGCTCTTCCTCTGGCGTGGGGGGAGGAAAAACCTCAGAGCTCCCCTGAAAGCTGGTGACATGGTCAGCTCTTGTATTAAACAGCAATAACCTACGCTCTGATTTCTACCAGTGTTCATGGTCCAGCTTTTCCCTGGGTGCCCCCCCTTTCATCTCTGCTTCTGATGCTTCTGCTGTCATATAATGGCTGTTACTGTTGCTGGGCAAAGCCAGATTTGCAGggtagaaaataaaagtaatgccTTGTTTTATCTTAAAGTCCAAAGATAATTCAGACCCCCTCTTCAGAAAGCTCTTGATGATAGTCTTCATCTTTCACTTAATCAAGGCCAATTAATTCTGAGATATGTTCTCGATGAAGAGTTAGGTCAGCAGGTCTAAGACATCAATGGCAGGCAGCTAAGGAAAATGCAGTGTTGACTAGACCTGTCTTTTATAGTCGAGAGCTCTCTTTGCAAGAGTGGAGTGCCTGGGGCTTGTCAGCTATGGAAATGTTAGAAATTAGAAtatcctgatgtttttctttctctttgacaGATTGTTTAAAGAACAACAGCGAGGGATTATCAAATTCTACTGTAGAATTCCTGGATTTATTCAATAAGTCTCTGACATGTTTTGAACATAaccttcaggtatttatgcTGTCGTATTTAAGAGAAGCACTAAATCCTCTAATTGCTAGCAAAATCTTGTTTATGCTGAACAAACTGCGGATACGTATTAGGCAAATAAAACTCTCAAGCTCGCCAGCAGTTTAGGCACATAGATCAGTGATCTGCAAAAATGTGGTTATTTACAGACTGAGAGCCTAAAATTAATTCTAATTGGTATTCACCTTGACTTCGTTTTGTATGTAATTGCAATGCTACTTCACATCAGAATTTCTGAATTCACAACAGTTGATAATTACGTAGCAGGCAGACGTTATTGTACTTACTGTCACTTTTTCTACCTTTCTATGGTCTTCTGACTCAACAATTCAATCTTTAAATAACCTTTTGATAACATAGGCTAGTACAGAAACACCAGCTACCTTACATGATTGTTACAATTCTCCCCACTAATGAAATTTTTGGTAGTCCATACCAGACAGGCAACACATAGCACTGTGAAATAAATGTGGTgattttccttaaagaaaataCCCTAAGTCACCTAAGCAAAGGCACATAATCTGTTTCAGTTGGAAACTAGCCAAGTTCTGGCATCATTCAATAGTAAAAATGGGAAATGATGGGTATGGTGCAATCTCTGAGGGAAccatctgtgttttttattattgatGATATCTAGGAAATGTGCCTTGGTCAGTCTCAACATGGAGTGATCTGTCAATCAAGTACCCAAATTGGATCTTAACCCAGTGGTCAGTGGTTAGCTGATGCAGCAATTGCTGGGCTTGGAATGTCTTTAGAGACCAGTTTCATTTTCAAGTATGCTTTATGGCATTTGGTGATGGTGAAGGCCATAAATGAAAAGGGTTGTTTATTAGGGCAAAGTCTGTCATGGTCAGAGTTGCTCAGCAGTAGCAACAGTTACTTGCCTATGGTCAGATGATCCACCTtgtcaaatgaaaaacaaaaaacacttaagGAACCCCCATCTGTGGCTCCAGAATAACACTTAGTTGCTTGCAGTTTTTCTCTTGTCTCTCCTTCTGGGAGCtggtactttttaaaaattaaaaacaaaaaaacaacaacaaaaaacaacaccttcTGATTCAAGGAACAGTTTGAGATGCATAAGTTGCCAAACAAAAAAGGATCTTGTCACTAGAGCAGCCCAATGAATGAGTGTTCTGGTCCCTTTTCCTCCTGTGTTGTCATGTGAGTTGTCTGTCTGGGCCTTTCCTCAATGTGGGTTGTTATAAATCTGGATTTTGGTTCAAGCTTGACTCTAGTTTTCGTAATTCCTTCAAACTCTGTATGAGTGCTGTTCTGTAACCCTAGGGACAAGCCATCGATGAGTCACCAAATAACTACACCGAAGTGTGTAAGAACTGCAACGGAACCTACAAGATGTTGAACGACCTCTACAACAACCTGCAGAAGCTGAACAGACACGGCAGTGAGTCTGGGCACTCTGCACACTTGTGTATCGATGTGGAAGATGCGGTAAGTACTTGCTCATACTCAACAGGGAGATCTTGTCATGGAGGTCTTCCTCAATCTGTGTCATGTGTGCTTTTCTTGCTAGGGATTGCTTTTTCCCCATTCAGTTTGGGACCAGCTGATGTCCAGTGGAAGGGAGggagcccagagaggctgtCCTGTTAGGTCCTTATCCCACTGTCAAGCAGTGGGAGCGTGACTGAGGCTCCTGATTGCCTGAGCACATTCCAGTTTGAGTAGCTGCACTTTAATTTCTTGTTACAGTGAAGGgctggattaaaaaataataataataaataaaataaaaaatctcttaaTCTTCTGGCTTTTAATGCAAAGCTTTACTGCTATTGTTCTAGCCAGTGTGATAATTGATTCCCTATTACAGCAGCTGTTTCTTGTCCTCGGTATTTGTGACCTGTGTTTGGAAGGAGCTTTGTTTTATTGTGAGGTTTCAAGCAGTTGGGCAAAAAGAGCATTACTGAATGTGTGAGATTAACCCTGTCCCCACAAACTGTCAGTGAATTCTGCAGGAAATGGGCAACATGGCAATGTCTACAGTATATCtgagtatatatatttttttctgaagcttgCTGAAGCTTTGATGTGAGATTTTGGCTCCATTTAAATGGTGTGTTTCTACATTTCCAGGGATTTGCATGTGTCTGGGGGGAGATCTGTTCAGGTTGTTTTCTGAGGTCATGTTTGAGTGCTTGAATATCCTGAATATCCATATAGCCTTGAATCCTTGAATATCCTGAATATCCATACAATGTTTTCTCCTTCACTGTTTCCTTATGTTTCCATGTAGATGAACATCACTCGGAAGCTTTGGAGCAGGACTTTCAACTGCTCCGTTCCCTGCAGTGATACGGTCCCGGTGATTGCAGTTTCATCCTTCATCCTCTTCCTACCCGTTGTTTTTTACCTCAGTAGCTTCCTTCACTCGAAGCAGAAGAAACGGATACTCATTCTGCGTAAGTGCTGGCGCTGTGCTGTTGGAGTTGGGTGGTGCCAGGGACTCTCTTGGCTCTCATGGGAGCAGGGGCCCAGCcggctctgcctgcagctgtgctgaCGGCGCTAATAGCGACTATTAgtctgctgctgtcccctgaaGAAGGGTAGGGGAGAGCTTCAGCCATATCTTTTCATTAAAGTTTTTGGACGTGAACAGAAAGCTGTTTGCAAGTCTCTGGCGGATAAATAGAGGGGAGTGGAGAGACGAGTTTTGTGGAAttctttgtgtttaattttcatataatttttccctttctagCCAAGCGTATCCAGTCAAATGCCAGTCTTGTGAACATCcaagaaaaatacagctgagctgcaaaacaaaacctgagaACTGCTGCTGGTATACAGTGGGTACAATTGTGTTGGAATGAGGCCGGCACAAAAGAGGAGTTAATTATGGTTTAGTGTAATGATACAGAGCAACACAAGTTAAACAAAATGCTGTCTGACTTCTAAGCAAGGATATTAACAAACATGACAAGGCAGGGCTGTGTGACACTGTATGGACTCTGGCTTTGAAAaatctgtggtgtttttttcagtctcaGGCTGAAGctggtgtttttctctttctttgcgtgtttttttttttttttttcccctctttaatTTATCATATTTGGTTCACAGAAACCTATCTGAGATTCTGGATCTTTTTGAGATGATTTTCACAGACAGGAAGAACTTGAAGTAATACTTGATGTTCCTGTTTGAAACGTTATTTCCATGTAACGCTCTGTTGTCTTGTCAGACTTGGAACAGGCAGGAAACCTtcgaaaaaaaataaaaagttcgCATCTTTTTGATCCTTCTCTCTAAAGTCATGCTGCTGCTCAGTTGATTGCAATGGTCACTGTGAAAAGCATGAAGTAGGCAGAGGAAGTGGTAATATATAATGTTCAAAGCCAGCAACAAAAGCAACAGAACTGCCAGTGCTAGACATGAATAGTAATCATTGATGACTACAGTATTCAGCTATCTCTGATATAAGTGGCATATTTAGTCATTTGCACTCTTCAACCActaaaatctttgcttttcaaaTGTTATATTTTCAGAGGCTTATTTTAGGTGTCTGCCCAGGTCACTGGGAATGCATCattgtttgtctgtttattgTGTTGTTTCCTTTGCCGTTaaagtgtttggttttttttgttttttttttttttttctgttgtagagAAGTGAGGTAAAGTCAAGTCACTGGACATGCTGTATTTCCTAGTCTAGAGCTTGCTGTGGCTTTAATTCAGAGGTGTTTACAGGAGTGTGGTAGGGAAAAAATGATCCTTTCATGCATAACATGTATTGTACAAGTAAATGAACCGGGGGGTTCATGCAACTTGAAAACTGCCTTGAAGCACAATGAAGATACTGTGCTGGGAGTTCTTGACTTTCAAGAagtagttttaaaaatgatccctgagaaacagatgaaaaataaataaatacaagcatGTGGGATTCcaaagcagataaaaaaaaaaaaaagctgtacaaTAACTGCAGGGATGGATAGTGCTGCTGACAGGCAGTGGGTACGGTTCAACAAGCAGCAGCTGTAGCAATACCAGAGGTTCGGTTTGGCTGACGATGGTGCTAAATTGGGGGAGTGATAGGATTGAAACAATTTATAGCTGTACTTGACGTTAATGAATGGCTTTGCTccaaaaatacctgtttttatAACCGTAAGGTAAAACTACATGGCCGTATCATCTAAAAATCAGATTTCTCTTGAAACCTGTGTGTCTGATTGTGGTCAACAACTGTATGAAAGTCTTATGTATTTGACGTGCGTTTGAGCCtagtttatttaattatttctttgcaCAAGGGCTCAAATACATACAGAATGGTTTAACAAAACAGTCCTAAAGTCATCCTAgtcactgtgtttttttgtttttgagtcAGGACATGCTGTCAGTTTTAAAGTCAAGTTGGCACTGTGTTTAATGTCAAGTAAAATGCTGTATTAGTGATTGGCTCCATCCAcatgactgctttttttttttttttgcattctatGACTGAGAAGTATTTATCTCCCTCTGTTAAACATGAATTACTAGGTCAACAGTCAGTTTATTCTAGGTAGCTTGTAACAGTaatagaaaacttttttttctggttattcTTCTATAAAGTTACTTTCTTGCGGCTGGGAGAGGCATGTTGCCTTTaggaaaaaagacatttaatattttttatatctgTTTTTCTTAAACTTCAACTTTCTGGGACTTATTCAGCTGCCTGCTCTAATAGCATTACATCGATTTGGGACATCATATGATTGAGAGCTGTTCAAAACAATCTTTCATTCATGCAGATAAAGCCAGTTTGTATGTGCAGCACTTCAGAATGACAGCTTTTATACTGTAAGCGGTGGCTTTTTGAGCACATTCGTGTTAAGTAGGTCTCAAAGTCATTACTTTTGGATATGGTGATTAAgcactttacaaaaaaaaataaaaaataaaaaaaaaatcagcttttcttattttccttgctGCTAAGCCAAACGGAAATACtcatgtgactttttttttaattttaaagcagcAGTAATGTTTACACTAGAGATTTTATATCTTTTATCCactgtttctcctttttttttttttttttttcttcaaactttgTACTGCTAACTTGctttacagttttgtttttggtaGGATGCTTCACAGATAAATTGACTGAATTCTCTTTATAATCTTTCCAAGAGTAATGTGGAAGCACTCAGATGGTGTGTTTGAAGGAGAACTAACACTCATTTTGCTGCTAAACTTTCATCTtcgtttatttttttgcctttttggtATTATACGTACAAAACAGTGAACTTTGGAAATACTGGTTGTTTGTATCCTTTTGTGCAAATCAAGATTTCTAACTGTGGGGTGGCACTTTGATTTGTATTTATACTTATTAGGAATCCTCTATAAATGCTGAGAGTCAGCTTTAATAAAGATTGTCAATAAACAGTGAACAGTGTGGTTTCTTAATTGCTCCATTTATGGTAGTTTTATATTCCTGCTGTTCGGGGTTTGTGTTTAGAGGCACCTGCTTATTACTCGTCATTATGCCACTTGCAGGAAAACAGTATCAGAAGGACATTTCCAAAGCAGTGCTGCAGTGaattacagaagaaatgaaTTGCAACTGCTGAGAAAGGGTGGAGTTTGAGCGCAGTTAAATCCTGCTGAAGTATACGGAAAGAGTCTCGTTAGTTGCAATGGAGATTCTTGGACAGGTGTCTGGGGGTAAAGGTACTTGGGATAACTTGGTGTCTTTATGGGGTGGCTTTCAGTTACCTGTACTGGCTGCTCTTTCAGCTCCAGCAGTCCTCCTGTTGAATTTCTGTTGGGTTGGaagattttcttaaaatgaCAGTGCAGTGAGTCATGGTGGAGAGAGCTGGGTATCTCAGCTGACAACAGCATTGCGCATTAGTGGTAGATGTGAATGTCTCAAAGGCAAATTTGATCTCAGTTTGTCACAAAGGGACTtccagaaaggctgggaaaGTATTACGCCAGTATTTGAGGTGCAGCTTCAGCTGGAAAACTAGGTACAGTTCTGGCTGCATGTGCTCTTGGGATTTGAAAGGTAAGTATAAGAGAAGgacagcaggaggagagggggtTGACCCAGTGAGTGGAGCGGAGGTGCAGGGAGTAATTGAAGGCGGGAATGGGAATCTGGAAGCACACTCGGTAGCACTCTTCTCCCCCAGCATCTGCTTTGAGGTCCAAGGAGCTGCCTGGggtgcttctgatttgtgctGGCAAACATAAACACGTGGGAGCAGCCACAAGCACAtctgctgctctggggctgcAATGGGCTAGGATGGACTTCCATACCTTGCACAGATTAGAGATAGGGAAAGAGGAATAATTTTGGCCGGTGGGATTTGTGTAACTTTCAGCcctaaacagaaaagaaattagTTGTTTCTTTACCCCTAGACAAAACAACTTCCTTGGCCATCTTTCCTGTTGAATCCTGACTTTGATGTATTTGTGACGCTAACTCTCGTTGTCATCAGTGTTTTATATGGGATCTCCACTCCATATAGATTTTGCCAGATTGCTTATGCTGTGGTGAGGCTGTCTGCTGTCAGGGAGCGTATTCCTCTTTCACATAAGCCTTAactgtgtttcttttcctcttggCAGCTCTACTTGAGAACACTGGAggtcaccaagtccaactccctgctcaagcaggaccaTCTCTAAAGCTGGATCAACTTGCTCAGGACTCACAGCTGTTTGGTTCCCACAATTTTGGGTACTGTTGGGTTCTGCGCCAAGCAGGCTGTGCTTTCAGCTCCCCAACACGCAGGAGTGCAGGGTGAATGCCGCAGCTTGGAGAAACAAATACGAGAACCTGATgttccctgct is drawn from Anas platyrhynchos isolate ZD024472 breed Pekin duck chromosome 3, IASCAAS_PekinDuck_T2T, whole genome shotgun sequence and contains these coding sequences:
- the OSTM1 gene encoding osteopetrosis-associated transmembrane protein 1 — its product is MALPPCFLLLLILLPGPAVGLQGLGEGAEMAAGLPGLELLELPELEPPELEPECRRLLGAFAEGSAALSRCLARRARPVRLCQACRGHYSTLLGLYRDIALGNSSESHNCAKSILTSDRLQIVVTLSEFFNETWEAANCANCLKNNSEGLSNSTVEFLDLFNKSLTCFEHNLQGQAIDESPNNYTEVCKNCNGTYKMLNDLYNNLQKLNRHGSESGHSAHLCIDVEDAMNITRKLWSRTFNCSVPCSDTVPVIAVSSFILFLPVVFYLSSFLHSKQKKRILILPKRIQSNASLVNIQEKYS